The Ruminococcus bovis genome includes a region encoding these proteins:
- a CDS encoding PP2C family protein-serine/threonine phosphatase, translating into MSRKIGYAFLCKKGKVRKKNQDNYWCMGDFLPEENEGQQRTITGQINLKDLTGAFCVFDGMGGEACGEIASSISATTFNNIYKSIVDLDVQSIVDICYIMNRNVCRFAKRHKIQYMGTTAAMLFFGKKEVYACNLGDSRIFLLRGNKLQKISVDHVAEGTIFKKPPLTQHIGIPTDEFRIDPYIVSLKIRKGDRFLICSDGLTDMLSFEDIEAFLVETHSISDCVNDMMKMVYAKGAIDNTTIVLCEVR; encoded by the coding sequence ATGTCCAGAAAAATAGGTTATGCTTTCCTTTGTAAAAAGGGAAAAGTTAGAAAGAAAAATCAAGATAACTACTGGTGTATGGGTGACTTTTTACCTGAAGAAAATGAGGGACAACAGAGAACCATCACCGGACAAATTAATTTAAAAGATTTAACCGGTGCATTCTGTGTTTTTGACGGAATGGGTGGTGAGGCCTGTGGTGAGATTGCATCTTCAATTTCTGCTACAACCTTTAACAATATATATAAGTCAATTGTTGACCTTGATGTACAGAGTATTGTTGATATTTGTTACATAATGAACAGAAATGTTTGTCGCTTTGCAAAAAGACACAAGATTCAGTATATGGGTACAACTGCTGCTATGCTTTTCTTCGGCAAAAAGGAAGTATATGCTTGTAACCTTGGTGACAGTAGAATTTTTCTTTTGCGTGGCAACAAGTTGCAGAAAATTTCTGTTGACCATGTAGCTGAGGGTACTATCTTTAAGAAACCACCTTTAACTCAGCACATTGGTATTCCTACTGATGAATTTAGGATTGACCCTTATATTGTGTCCCTAAAGATTAGAAAAGGTGACAGATTCTTAATTTGTTCAGACGGTCTTACCGATATGTTGTCCTTTGAGGATATTGAGGCTTTCTTGGTGGAAACCCACAGCATCTCCGATTGCGTAAATGATATGATGAAAATGGTTTATGCAAAAGGTGCTATTGATAATACAACAATCGTGTTGTGTGAGGTTAGATGA
- a CDS encoding starch-binding protein, giving the protein MKCKKKFVSFVLSLCMAVTATSIPVVSAVSVDKSASKASTTTVSTSANAYGLADNIQDGQILQCFNWSFDNIKKNMKTIAEQGFTAVQTSPIQVAKESTAGKTAKGSWWVLYQPVDFAIETNAHGTSALGTTSQFKAMCDEAHKYGVKVVVDAVLNHMGNKSKNDLSPCIPDEIRNNSSLWHDISKNSWYASRYDITQYCMDGIPDLNTGNKTVQDYATKFLKECVDNGADGFRFDGAKHIETPDDSGFGSDFWPTVLNATTSYAKSTRGVTPFYYGEVLDKTTGNDDQSNGQSIVNSYTSLMSITLSSVSNSIRNAVNSNNAQGAIRSDFNLDDGSKAAGNKSVLWNESHDTYQAGTSSNVGNANMDKTWALVGTRQQACGMYLARPNNWGSAMMGQADVTNWADETVKAINKFKNDMIGQSEYLSAEKGIAYNERGTKGVVLVSCGSNNVNVTAHKMANGTYKDVITGNDFQVANGKISGTIGSSGVAVVYDAKTGPLNTISQAGGSFKANTLDLTLGLKDATSGTYQIDNGTVETYTGTKTITIGKGVDFGSTITVKLTATDGTDTSNASYTFKKVDPDQIQKIYFDNSSYNWSSVYAYIYNDTDSVAKWPGKQMTKDSSTGYYVVEVPDEFANGSVIFAENSTATTNRYPADMEPGLELSGSSMKFSANHKWEEYNQQTTTTTKPTTTTSKTNPTTATTVPSATYLYGDLNFDKQINVKDAVEVTKYIVSKVTFTDIQKKAADVNGDGNIDVKDATLIQKYGIKMLDTFPAGKTFSYSDPTAPTTATTKPTTVTTTTKPTTATTATTAPSGNTIKIDMSAIATGTERWAAYLWNDTGSVWVDIKDNTLSVPSGYENLIICRMNGATTENNWDNRWNQSENLKVSGGTTYKATGWGSGNLFSGTWA; this is encoded by the coding sequence ATGAAATGCAAAAAGAAATTTGTTAGCTTTGTACTTTCACTATGTATGGCAGTAACTGCAACATCTATCCCTGTTGTATCAGCTGTATCAGTAGACAAGAGTGCATCAAAAGCTAGCACAACAACTGTGTCAACAAGTGCTAATGCTTATGGTCTTGCTGACAACATTCAGGATGGTCAGATTCTTCAGTGCTTTAACTGGTCATTTGACAACATCAAGAAAAATATGAAAACAATTGCTGAACAAGGCTTTACTGCTGTTCAGACATCACCTATTCAGGTAGCAAAGGAATCTACTGCAGGTAAAACTGCAAAGGGTAGCTGGTGGGTACTTTATCAGCCTGTTGACTTTGCAATTGAAACTAATGCTCACGGCACAAGTGCTTTAGGTACAACTTCTCAGTTCAAGGCAATGTGTGATGAAGCTCATAAGTACGGCGTTAAGGTTGTAGTTGATGCAGTTCTTAACCATATGGGTAACAAGTCTAAGAACGACCTTTCACCATGTATTCCTGACGAAATCAGAAACAACAGTTCTCTATGGCATGATATTTCTAAGAACAGCTGGTATGCTTCTCGTTACGATATTACACAGTACTGTATGGACGGTATTCCTGACCTTAACACAGGTAACAAAACAGTTCAGGACTATGCAACAAAGTTCCTAAAGGAATGTGTTGATAACGGTGCTGACGGTTTCCGTTTTGACGGTGCTAAGCACATTGAAACACCTGATGACTCAGGCTTTGGCAGTGACTTCTGGCCAACAGTTCTAAATGCAACTACAAGCTATGCTAAGTCAACAAGAGGCGTTACACCTTTCTATTATGGTGAAGTTCTTGATAAAACAACAGGTAACGATGACCAAAGTAACGGTCAGTCAATCGTTAATTCTTATACATCTCTAATGAGCATTACACTATCTTCAGTTTCTAACAGTATCAGAAACGCAGTTAACAGCAACAATGCTCAGGGTGCTATCAGAAGTGACTTTAACCTAGATGACGGTTCAAAGGCTGCAGGTAACAAGTCTGTTCTTTGGAACGAATCTCACGATACATATCAGGCAGGTACTTCAAGCAATGTTGGTAATGCAAATATGGACAAAACATGGGCTTTAGTTGGTACAAGACAACAGGCTTGTGGTATGTATCTTGCAAGACCTAACAACTGGGGTTCTGCAATGATGGGTCAGGCTGATGTAACTAACTGGGCTGATGAAACTGTTAAGGCTATTAACAAGTTTAAAAATGATATGATTGGTCAGTCAGAATATCTATCAGCAGAAAAAGGCATTGCTTACAACGAAAGAGGCACAAAGGGTGTTGTTCTTGTAAGCTGTGGTAGTAACAATGTTAATGTAACTGCTCACAAGATGGCAAACGGTACATATAAAGATGTTATTACAGGTAACGATTTCCAGGTTGCTAACGGTAAAATCTCAGGTACTATCGGTTCATCAGGTGTTGCTGTAGTATATGATGCTAAAACAGGCCCACTAAATACAATTTCTCAGGCCGGTGGTTCATTTAAGGCTAATACACTAGACCTAACACTTGGTCTAAAGGATGCTACTTCCGGTACATATCAGATTGATAACGGTACAGTAGAAACATATACAGGTACAAAGACAATCACAATCGGTAAGGGTGTTGATTTTGGTTCAACAATCACAGTTAAGCTAACTGCTACAGACGGTACAGATACATCTAACGCTTCTTATACATTTAAGAAAGTAGACCCAGACCAGATTCAGAAGATTTACTTCGATAACTCATCATACAACTGGTCAAGTGTATATGCTTACATTTACAACGATACAGATTCAGTTGCAAAATGGCCTGGTAAACAGATGACTAAGGACAGTAGCACAGGCTACTATGTAGTAGAAGTTCCTGATGAATTTGCTAACGGTTCAGTTATCTTTGCAGAAAACTCAACTGCTACAACAAACCGTTATCCGGCAGATATGGAACCGGGTCTTGAACTTTCAGGTTCTTCAATGAAGTTCTCTGCTAACCACAAGTGGGAAGAATATAATCAGCAGACAACTACTACAACAAAACCAACTACAACTACTTCAAAGACAAATCCTACAACTGCAACAACTGTTCCAAGTGCAACTTACCTATACGGTGACCTAAACTTTGATAAGCAAATCAATGTTAAGGATGCAGTTGAAGTAACAAAATATATTGTTAGCAAGGTTACATTCACAGACATTCAGAAGAAGGCTGCTGATGTAAACGGTGACGGCAATATTGATGTTAAGGATGCAACACTTATTCAGAAGTATGGTATCAAGATGCTTGATACATTCCCTGCAGGTAAAACATTCTCTTACAGTGACCCTACTGCTCCTACAACAGCTACAACAAAGCCAACTACAGTAACAACAACTACAAAGCCAACTACAGCTACAACTGCAACAACTGCTCCAAGTGGCAACACAATCAAGATTGATATGTCTGCAATTGCTACCGGCACAGAAAGATGGGCTGCTTACCTATGGAACGACACAGGTAGTGTTTGGGTAGATATTAAAGACAATACTCTATCAGTTCCTTCAGGTTACGAAAACCTAATCATTTGCAGAATGAACGGTGCAACAACTGAAAACAACTGGGATAACCGTTGGAATCAGTCAGAAAACCTAAAGGTTAGTGGTGGCACAACTTACAAGGCTACAGGTTGGGGTTCAGGTAACCTATTCTCAGGTACTTGGGCATAA
- a CDS encoding N-acetylmuramoyl-L-alanine amidase family protein: MKRIISFSLLIVFLISFAGCGKSSEKTESTEQSKATSQSVTATTHNTEKTTEKKTTESSTTKPTEKKGKLSGFKVLLDAGHGCSGNYVEPKYKGASDSEVTYENSSTGTTGVVTKKREGDLTLEIALKLQKKLQNLGADVLMIRTKKTTPMSLVQRAEYGNKHKVDLAFRIHADGLDDQSVNGASTLYPSAEHINNKIAEKSKNIASIIQKEYIKSTGLADRGTVERNDLVGFNFTTVPCVLLELGFMTNPEEDKKMSDKEFQKKMVDGITNGMIAYYTDKH; the protein is encoded by the coding sequence ATGAAAAGAATTATTAGCTTTTCTTTACTGATAGTTTTCCTCATTTCTTTTGCAGGATGTGGAAAAAGTTCTGAAAAAACCGAAAGTACAGAACAGTCAAAAGCTACTTCACAATCAGTTACTGCCACTACCCATAATACTGAAAAAACTACTGAGAAAAAAACTACCGAAAGTTCAACTACCAAACCAACTGAAAAGAAAGGTAAACTTTCCGGTTTTAAGGTTCTACTTGATGCAGGTCACGGATGTAGTGGCAATTATGTTGAACCAAAGTATAAAGGTGCAAGTGACAGTGAGGTAACTTACGAAAACAGTTCAACAGGTACTACCGGTGTTGTAACAAAAAAGCGTGAGGGTGACTTAACTCTTGAAATTGCTTTGAAGTTGCAGAAAAAGTTACAAAATCTCGGTGCTGATGTGCTTATGATTAGAACTAAGAAAACTACACCAATGAGCCTTGTACAAAGGGCAGAATACGGCAACAAGCACAAAGTTGACTTAGCGTTTAGAATTCACGCCGATGGACTTGATGACCAATCAGTTAACGGTGCATCTACCCTATATCCATCAGCAGAACATATTAATAATAAAATAGCAGAAAAAAGTAAGAACATTGCGTCAATTATTCAAAAGGAATACATTAAGTCTACAGGACTTGCCGACAGAGGTACTGTTGAAAGAAATGATTTAGTAGGTTTTAACTTTACTACTGTTCCTTGTGTTCTTCTTGAACTTGGTTTTATGACAAATCCTGAAGAAGACAAGAAAATGTCAGACAAAGAATTCCAGAAAAAAATGGTTGACGGTATAACAAACGGAATGATTGCTTATTACACAGATAAGCATTAA
- a CDS encoding LicD family protein produces the protein MLTQHQEILYQLLIEIADICTEHNISYGIGSDTLLGAISINSMLPESHTISVYMKSNDYYKFIEICSKKCERTNHRFLDCRETNEFCTNSFARYVNTKTTLIDKHNLITGDKAGIGVDIYCLDNVRNHKNDAEHYYKKLRLYCDFLNNSKNYSIPYEDNKFSYLFNKAKGKVVSKESILQSLESNLEKFNNYNCNFYMVREPSLPVCIPKKIVGSFNSIVTIAGRKFRTFENPYSYLSIIYGEEWMYQNSPKNTDDTLILNKKTTYENIKSELYNFIDKDDLDKKYNSKKNFDFLTEKQGLKVQDFRSKIELIGKSLEDHNFLRSKNDEIEKSIEEENYNKLSEIFSEYIKNQSSKKLIGSKDLDNIYRYHHPLLIKIDPEYYEAVVLTLFHTSRIDKAKRFIQVYSYHFKKTIVMKVVEENIFHYKKALVLIDENKFDRAITLLDKLLKKYPKNISFIKLKIYCLLKSFFADDHTVEIKGLINLGLEMFPNDGDLLKYQNELLINDDLEKAILGYIDAYFKTDNIITKREIRYTLDKHLDTLIKDTHNIDFLDRLLLILNDDFRLYNKKFQLMNNEIEQTEGRERKAKKQYDFVYYLVNLRYKYKEKFAQNIFSKTETTISQWYHNIVKGICNNEFITCVSAEIINCTDFNKLSMILDNIDSHMVNLDIGDINYLYCLILKSHVLRKIGEFQKSSKILIQVAKENKDPYLTIVIKKDFLGEINCIYRELTSSTEHIYDSSFDSKISAKKINEKEKSDEKTVYDFYTDRIKGIYPSVLNFLEIITKVGLITVQQRNDFVKDLSIDESSTFNKETAETLYNLTSQIQI, from the coding sequence ATGCTAACACAACATCAAGAAATTTTGTATCAGTTACTTATTGAGATTGCTGATATTTGCACAGAACACAATATTTCTTACGGTATTGGTAGCGACACACTTTTGGGAGCAATCAGCATTAACTCTATGCTTCCGGAAAGCCACACTATCTCTGTTTATATGAAAAGCAATGACTACTACAAGTTTATTGAAATTTGCAGTAAAAAATGTGAAAGGACAAACCATCGTTTCTTAGATTGCAGAGAAACCAATGAGTTTTGCACAAATTCTTTTGCCAGATATGTAAACACAAAAACAACTTTAATTGACAAGCACAACCTAATTACCGGTGACAAAGCAGGTATCGGTGTTGACATTTACTGCTTGGATAATGTTAGAAATCACAAAAATGATGCTGAGCATTATTACAAAAAGTTAAGGCTTTACTGTGACTTTCTTAACAATAGCAAAAACTACAGTATACCGTATGAAGACAACAAATTTTCTTATCTATTTAATAAAGCAAAAGGCAAAGTAGTTTCTAAAGAGTCTATTCTTCAGTCTTTAGAATCTAACCTGGAAAAATTTAATAATTACAACTGCAACTTTTATATGGTTAGAGAACCTTCATTGCCTGTATGTATTCCAAAGAAAATTGTAGGTTCATTTAATTCTATAGTAACCATTGCAGGTAGAAAGTTCAGAACTTTTGAAAATCCTTATTCTTACCTTTCTATTATATATGGTGAGGAATGGATGTATCAGAACAGTCCTAAAAATACAGATGATACACTTATACTTAATAAGAAAACTACCTATGAAAATATTAAGTCAGAGCTATATAACTTTATTGACAAAGATGACCTTGATAAAAAGTATAATAGCAAAAAGAACTTTGACTTTTTAACAGAAAAGCAAGGACTAAAGGTTCAGGACTTTAGAAGTAAAATTGAACTTATAGGCAAAAGCCTTGAGGACCACAACTTTTTGCGTAGCAAAAATGATGAAATAGAAAAATCTATTGAAGAAGAAAACTACAACAAGCTTTCTGAGATTTTTTCTGAGTACATAAAAAATCAAAGCAGTAAAAAATTAATCGGTAGCAAGGATTTGGACAACATATATCGCTACCATCACCCACTACTGATTAAGATTGACCCTGAATATTATGAGGCAGTTGTACTTACACTTTTTCATACCAGCAGAATTGACAAAGCAAAAAGGTTCATTCAAGTTTACTCATATCATTTCAAGAAAACAATTGTAATGAAGGTAGTTGAAGAAAATATTTTCCACTACAAAAAAGCCCTTGTTCTCATTGATGAAAATAAATTTGACAGAGCTATTACCCTACTTGATAAACTGCTAAAGAAATATCCTAAGAATATTTCTTTTATTAAACTGAAAATATATTGTTTGTTAAAAAGTTTCTTTGCTGATGACCACACAGTAGAAATCAAAGGTCTTATTAACTTAGGACTTGAGATGTTCCCTAATGACGGTGATTTGCTAAAGTATCAAAATGAGCTTTTGATAAATGATGACCTAGAAAAAGCTATTCTGGGATACATTGATGCTTACTTTAAGACAGACAATATTATTACAAAGAGAGAAATCAGGTATACCCTTGATAAGCACCTTGATACACTTATTAAGGATACCCATAACATAGATTTTCTTGACAGACTTCTGCTTATTCTTAACGATGACTTTAGGTTATACAACAAAAAGTTTCAGCTAATGAATAATGAAATAGAACAAACAGAAGGCAGAGAAAGAAAAGCTAAAAAGCAATATGACTTTGTGTATTATCTTGTTAACCTAAGATATAAATACAAAGAAAAATTTGCTCAAAATATTTTTTCAAAAACAGAAACAACAATATCACAGTGGTATCACAACATTGTTAAAGGAATTTGCAACAATGAGTTTATCACCTGTGTTTCAGCAGAGATAATCAACTGTACTGACTTTAACAAGCTGTCTATGATACTTGACAACATAGACAGTCATATGGTGAACCTAGATATTGGTGACATTAATTATCTATACTGTTTAATATTAAAATCCCATGTGCTAAGAAAAATTGGAGAATTTCAAAAGTCTAGCAAAATTCTGATTCAGGTTGCTAAGGAGAACAAAGACCCTTACTTAACAATTGTAATCAAAAAGGATTTTTTAGGTGAAATAAACTGTATTTATAGAGAACTTACAAGTTCAACCGAACATATTTATGACAGTAGTTTTGATAGCAAAATCAGTGCTAAAAAAATTAATGAAAAAGAAAAAAGTGATGAAAAAACTGTTTATGATTTTTATACAGACAGAATCAAGGGTATCTACCCAAGTGTTCTGAATTTCTTAGAGATAATCACTAAGGTTGGACTGATAACTGTTCAGCAAAGAAATGACTTTGTAAAAGACCTTTCTATTGATGAAAGCAGTACCTTTAATAAAGAAACTGCAGAAACTCTCTATAACTTAACTAGTCAAATTCAAATTTAA
- a CDS encoding LicD family protein has translation MMTDKQKHLYVLYKEVDELCRKHNIDYQLAGGTLIGAIRHRGFIPWDDDMDITMTRNNWEKFVEVCKTELPDDRILECQELNHNFHNVIARYTDRTSSAVHSTQVLFDDVAGDMIDIICYDYLPDNNKSWKQYTKDITLYSDLINPCIVYSYRFGYNHLRYGFYRLKMRFQGKDKVLDNLQKKMFSYKEEDCPYVVLRWGGTPLLFRKEIFGDSKNWVLFEDTMGQAPDYISDYLVEHYEDEWMFVPPATEQAGHNAIFSLDTDYKVIRNEIKHFVDPEKQMKTFLRKKAFVMPFMSLWLVVKNFNILVSLKSKAKGFRDEYNNCKADINRAYENNDFATLEEIFSDYIALQFRKDYFGRDNYNDVYKYRHPVLLKLPDEIADKVVLTLFNRNNISKAMRYITVTEQKKAVTPYMLKLKRDILFFRETVHNTSIGKLVDAEEQSEYLYKKYPYSIGVIKLRIYILMKLGMNKYFHDINKLVNQGLKIYPDDGDLLKYQLDLECGGKTEKLVNSYIDAFHNTLNGFTQLDIQDIVTENLPNINTIFDAEKALSVLPENTELINKYVDLVIKEGKNDKVYSLFAFLKDKIRFLSDKYESTVNKVTSFFIAVEKENKLFLNSLLCEDYDELLKLEEKVNKLQDSSVKDLILGDILYKKGESKKAIESYIKATENTDNDKTLCILKYRFFSDLEKLDSYLEQVNFLRKLNIETRKEEEASEERKAIMRKNMFEQWKAPYKDSKTISKIYSKVSLIDKMFVGEEIDLTTMIDIIEEVGAYADPEVKTTPIVLGKRFRNTVDGPQHTDHNLVAPGDSNV, from the coding sequence ATGATGACTGATAAACAAAAACATTTGTATGTTCTATATAAAGAAGTAGATGAATTATGTAGAAAGCACAATATTGACTACCAGCTTGCCGGTGGTACTCTAATCGGTGCTATTCGTCACAGAGGTTTTATCCCATGGGATGACGATATGGATATTACAATGACAAGAAACAACTGGGAAAAGTTTGTTGAAGTTTGTAAGACTGAACTACCTGATGACAGAATTCTGGAGTGTCAGGAACTTAACCACAACTTCCACAATGTTATTGCAAGATATACAGACAGAACATCATCTGCTGTACACTCAACACAGGTACTTTTTGATGATGTAGCAGGTGATATGATTGACATTATCTGTTATGACTATCTACCTGACAACAACAAATCATGGAAACAGTATACAAAGGATATTACACTATACAGTGACCTTATTAACCCTTGTATTGTTTATTCCTATCGTTTCGGTTACAACCACCTAAGATACGGTTTCTACCGTTTAAAAATGAGATTTCAGGGCAAAGACAAGGTTCTTGATAATCTACAGAAAAAGATGTTTAGCTACAAAGAAGAGGATTGTCCTTATGTAGTTCTTCGTTGGGGTGGTACACCACTATTATTTAGAAAAGAAATATTTGGTGACAGTAAGAACTGGGTATTGTTTGAAGATACTATGGGTCAAGCACCTGACTATATCAGCGACTACCTTGTAGAACACTATGAGGATGAATGGATGTTTGTACCTCCTGCTACCGAACAGGCAGGTCACAACGCTATCTTCTCACTTGATACTGACTACAAAGTTATCAGAAACGAAATTAAGCATTTTGTTGACCCTGAAAAGCAGATGAAAACTTTTCTTCGCAAGAAAGCTTTTGTTATGCCTTTTATGTCACTATGGCTTGTTGTTAAGAACTTTAACATTTTAGTTTCTCTAAAGTCAAAGGCAAAGGGCTTTAGAGATGAATATAACAATTGCAAGGCTGATATTAACAGAGCATATGAAAACAACGACTTTGCTACTCTTGAAGAAATTTTCTCAGACTATATTGCACTACAGTTCCGTAAGGACTACTTTGGTCGTGACAACTACAATGATGTTTATAAGTACCGTCATCCTGTACTGCTAAAGTTACCGGATGAAATTGCCGACAAGGTTGTACTTACTCTGTTTAACAGAAACAACATCTCAAAGGCAATGAGATACATTACAGTTACCGAACAGAAGAAAGCAGTAACACCATATATGCTAAAGCTAAAGAGAGATATTCTTTTCTTTAGAGAAACTGTACACAACACAAGTATTGGCAAGTTAGTTGACGCTGAAGAACAAAGTGAGTATTTATACAAGAAATATCCTTACTCAATCGGTGTTATTAAGCTAAGAATTTACATTCTAATGAAACTTGGAATGAACAAATATTTCCACGACATTAACAAGCTTGTTAACCAAGGTCTAAAGATTTATCCTGATGACGGTGATCTTCTAAAGTATCAGCTTGACCTTGAATGTGGTGGAAAAACCGAAAAGCTGGTAAACTCATATATTGATGCATTCCACAACACTCTAAATGGATTTACTCAGCTTGATATTCAGGATATTGTTACAGAGAACCTTCCTAATATTAATACAATTTTTGATGCAGAAAAAGCACTTTCTGTTCTACCTGAAAACACAGAGCTAATCAACAAATATGTTGACCTGGTAATTAAGGAAGGCAAAAACGACAAGGTATATTCACTGTTTGCATTTCTTAAAGATAAAATCCGTTTTCTCTCTGATAAATACGAAAGCACAGTTAACAAGGTTACTTCTTTCTTTATTGCAGTTGAAAAGGAAAACAAGCTATTCCTAAACTCACTGCTTTGTGAAGATTATGATGAACTTCTAAAGCTGGAAGAAAAGGTTAACAAGCTACAGGACTCAAGTGTTAAGGACCTTATCCTTGGTGATATTCTTTACAAAAAAGGTGAAAGTAAAAAGGCTATTGAGTCTTACATTAAGGCAACAGAAAACACAGATAATGACAAGACACTTTGCATCTTAAAGTACAGATTCTTTAGTGACCTTGAAAAGCTGGATAGCTACTTAGAACAAGTTAACTTCTTACGCAAACTGAATATTGAAACAAGAAAAGAAGAAGAAGCCTCTGAAGAAAGAAAGGCAATTATGCGTAAGAATATGTTTGAACAGTGGAAAGCTCCATACAAAGACAGTAAGACAATCAGCAAAATCTACAGCAAGGTTTCTCTAATAGACAAAATGTTTGTTGGTGAAGAAATTGACCTTACAACAATGATTGACATTATTGAAGAAGTAGGTGCATATGCTGACCCTGAGGTTAAGACAACTCCTATTGTTTTAGGCAAAAGATTTAGAAATACTGTTGATGGACCTCAGCACACAGACCACAACCTAGTTGCTCCCGGTGATAGTAATGTATGA
- a CDS encoding LicD family protein, protein MYDKSASIYVVKLLEELDDICKKNNISYSLYGKTAVSAITKHTIEDDCARIIMHNDDFTKLCKAMSKERLYTRTFDSMYNNPEYMDYSARYCNSETTNISLDQKSNTFMSGIYVEILPIRNEETTKFQHFKLRFFEHGWEKHFCSFVNVESFKYLLPVPIINIMKLTGKNKTSKKIFEKLSLAYSGKITSRCSIKGFNETLETFSYDPLAKTKNVEIDGKSFSISTRMDSILDKLFSYDWRNEIPKEEKDNIVLLDTSCKQFSRTLTRNKNIWKRYFRRKSRHMFIYKFSNKYDRQKKHIWSLAKRTGTRARLHFYYMPKMGVIRNLEKNKDYYRLSQIMRPNRIATLIAFKQGKGFAVNKELFDIQMMLFRFEGNDEIADKLEEITPEYYMNSIISLDSK, encoded by the coding sequence ATGTATGATAAATCTGCAAGTATTTATGTAGTAAAGTTACTTGAAGAACTTGATGATATTTGCAAGAAAAACAATATTTCCTATTCCCTATACGGCAAAACTGCAGTAAGTGCAATTACAAAACACACTATTGAAGATGATTGTGCCAGAATAATAATGCATAATGATGACTTTACAAAGCTATGTAAAGCGATGAGCAAGGAAAGACTCTACACAAGAACCTTTGATTCTATGTACAACAATCCTGAATATATGGATTATTCAGCAAGATACTGCAACAGTGAAACAACAAATATTTCCCTAGACCAAAAGTCAAACACCTTTATGTCCGGTATATATGTTGAGATTTTGCCTATTAGAAATGAAGAAACTACCAAGTTTCAACATTTCAAGTTGAGATTTTTTGAACATGGATGGGAAAAGCACTTTTGCAGTTTTGTAAATGTTGAAAGTTTTAAGTACCTTTTGCCTGTACCTATTATTAATATAATGAAACTTACCGGCAAAAACAAAACATCCAAAAAGATTTTTGAGAAACTTTCATTAGCCTATTCAGGGAAAATCACTTCCCGTTGTTCTATTAAGGGCTTTAACGAAACACTGGAAACTTTCTCTTATGACCCACTTGCAAAAACAAAAAATGTAGAGATTGACGGTAAAAGCTTTTCAATCTCTACTAGGATGGACTCTATCTTGGATAAACTGTTTAGCTATGATTGGCGAAATGAAATTCCAAAGGAAGAAAAGGACAACATTGTTCTCCTAGACACTTCCTGCAAACAGTTTTCAAGAACACTAACTCGAAACAAAAATATATGGAAAAGATATTTTAGAAGGAAGTCACGACATATGTTTATTTACAAATTTTCTAATAAATATGACAGACAGAAGAAACACATTTGGAGCTTAGCAAAAAGAACCGGCACAAGAGCCAGACTACACTTTTACTATATGCCAAAGATGGGTGTTATTCGTAACCTTGAGAAAAACAAGGACTACTACAGACTGTCACAGATTATGAGACCAAACAGAATTGCAACACTTATTGCTTTTAAACAAGGCAAAGGCTTTGCAGTTAACAAAGAGCTTTTTGATATTCAGATGATGTTGTTTAGATTTGAAGGTAATGATGAAATTGCCGATAAACTGGAAGAAATCACTCCTGAGTATTATATGAACTCTATTATCTCTCTTGACTCAAAGTAA